One segment of Streptomyces sp. NBC_01463 DNA contains the following:
- a CDS encoding SDR family oxidoreductase, with amino-acid sequence MSGRRSLEGQVVVVTGAARGVGELLARKLSARGATLALVGLEPDELKKVSERLHGDSGHWHADVTDHEAMAQVAQEVKERFGKVDIVVANAGVASGGPFVDSDPVAWRRVIEVNLIGGAVTGRAFLPVLMESRGYFLQIASLAAITPAPMMTAYCASKSGVEAFAHSLRAEVGYRGVKVGVGYLSWTDTDMVRGADEDDVMRELRQRLPWPSNRTYPLGPAVDRIVAGIERRSPHVYAQWWLRGMQSVRGYLPSLIGVVGQREMKRFGSRLEGVGTGLVGAGGAADQDERAARTQRE; translated from the coding sequence ATGAGCGGCAGGCGGAGTCTCGAAGGACAGGTCGTCGTCGTCACGGGCGCGGCACGCGGCGTCGGCGAACTGCTGGCGCGCAAGCTCTCGGCGCGCGGGGCGACGCTGGCGCTCGTCGGCCTGGAGCCGGACGAACTGAAGAAGGTCTCCGAGCGGCTGCACGGGGACAGCGGCCACTGGCACGCGGACGTCACCGACCACGAGGCGATGGCGCAGGTCGCGCAGGAGGTCAAGGAGCGCTTCGGGAAGGTCGACATCGTCGTCGCCAACGCGGGCGTCGCCTCCGGCGGCCCGTTCGTCGACTCCGACCCGGTGGCCTGGCGACGGGTCATCGAGGTCAACCTCATCGGCGGCGCGGTGACCGGCCGGGCGTTCCTGCCGGTCCTGATGGAGAGCCGGGGCTACTTCCTCCAGATCGCCTCGCTCGCCGCGATCACCCCGGCCCCGATGATGACCGCGTACTGCGCGTCCAAGTCGGGCGTCGAGGCGTTCGCGCACAGCCTGCGCGCCGAGGTCGGCTACCGGGGCGTGAAGGTCGGCGTCGGCTACCTCTCCTGGACCGACACCGACATGGTGCGCGGTGCGGACGAGGACGACGTGATGCGGGAGCTGCGCCAGCGGCTGCCCTGGCCGTCCAACCGCACGTACCCGCTGGGCCCCGCCGTCGACCGCATCGTGGCCGGCATCGAGCGCCGCTCGCCGCACGTCTACGCCCAGTGGTGGCTGCGCGGCATGCAGTCCGTACGCGGCTACCTGCCGTCGCTGATCGGGGTGGTCGGCCAGCGCGAGATGAAGCGGTTCGGGTCGCGTCTTGAAGGCGTCGGCACCGGTCTCGTGGGCGCGGGAGGCGCCGCTGACCAGGACGAACGTGCGGCGCGCACGCAGCGTGAATGA